One genomic segment of Rivularia sp. PCC 7116 includes these proteins:
- the pcrA gene encoding DNA helicase PcrA, producing MTTTTDSLSHLNPHQRRAVEHFCGPLLVVAGAGSGKTRALTYRIANLITEHKVNPENILAVTFTNKAAREMKERIQKLFAEQMALSEYGERYDLLPEYDQVKLRSKVYKLVIKDLWCGTFHSLLSRILRFDIEKYQDENGRAWKKNFSIFDESDAQSLVKEIVTKQLNLSDKKFNPRSVRYTISNAKNQGLSPKDYEKEEPNYKGRVIAEVYNCYQDRLAANNALDFDDLILVPVRLFQQNEQVLGYWHNKFRHILVDEYQDTNRTQYQLISLLATYGEQKSHWKWQNRSVFVVGDADQSIYSFRMADFTILLDFQQDFGDGLDDDDTRSMVKLEENYRSCENILQAANHLIENNTQRIDKVLKATRGEGEQIFYFKADDEVAEANFVINKIRSLEKENPDINWGNFSILYRTNAQSRPFEDMLVRNGIPYTVVGGLKFYDRKEIKDVLGYLRAIANPADTVSLLRVINTPRRGIGKATIENLTNAAQELGVSLWEILSDETSVNTLGGRSAKSVNNFAKMIGRLQQEVENLPASEILQTVLDESGYVQDLHKQGNDEAEDRIRNVGELYNAVRQYEEEAEQDASLAGFLASTALSSDLDNVKEGQSAVSLMTLHSSKGLEFPVVFLVGLEQGLFPNYRSMNDPASLEEERRLCYVGITRAQERLFLSHARERRLYGTREPAVRSQFLDELPRELLATQYPRSVTYTNTGGRTSASYNNGFESTSSSKPTANVNWQVGDKVMHKSFGAGEITHIFGGGNKVSVAIKFPGLGQKIIDPRVAQLQKME from the coding sequence ATGACAACTACAACCGACTCTCTCAGTCACCTCAATCCCCATCAACGTCGCGCTGTCGAACATTTTTGCGGCCCATTGCTAGTTGTTGCTGGCGCGGGTTCTGGTAAAACACGAGCGCTGACTTATCGCATTGCTAACTTAATTACAGAGCATAAAGTCAATCCAGAAAATATCTTAGCGGTTACTTTTACTAATAAAGCTGCTCGGGAGATGAAGGAGCGTATTCAAAAGCTATTCGCCGAACAAATGGCACTTTCTGAATATGGCGAACGTTACGATTTGTTACCGGAATACGACCAGGTAAAGTTAAGGTCGAAGGTTTACAAGCTTGTTATTAAGGATTTATGGTGCGGTACTTTCCACAGTTTGCTTTCTCGGATTCTTCGGTTTGATATCGAGAAATATCAAGATGAGAATGGACGTGCTTGGAAGAAGAATTTTTCGATTTTTGATGAATCTGACGCTCAAAGTTTGGTTAAGGAAATTGTTACCAAGCAGTTGAATCTAAGCGATAAAAAATTTAATCCTCGTTCCGTTCGCTACACCATCAGTAATGCTAAAAATCAGGGATTATCGCCAAAGGATTATGAGAAAGAAGAACCGAATTATAAGGGAAGAGTAATTGCAGAAGTTTACAATTGCTATCAAGATAGGTTAGCAGCAAATAATGCTCTGGATTTTGACGATTTGATTTTGGTTCCAGTCAGATTGTTTCAGCAAAACGAGCAGGTTTTGGGTTACTGGCACAATAAATTTCGTCATATCTTAGTAGATGAATATCAAGATACAAACCGCACTCAATATCAATTGATAAGTTTGCTAGCGACTTATGGAGAACAGAAAAGTCACTGGAAGTGGCAAAACCGTTCGGTATTCGTAGTAGGCGATGCAGACCAATCTATATATTCTTTTAGAATGGCTGACTTCACAATTTTGTTAGACTTTCAACAAGATTTTGGTGATGGTTTAGATGATGACGATACTCGTTCGATGGTGAAATTAGAAGAAAACTATCGTTCTTGTGAAAATATTCTCCAAGCTGCGAATCATTTAATTGAAAATAACACCCAGCGGATTGATAAGGTTCTTAAAGCAACGCGGGGTGAAGGCGAACAAATTTTTTATTTTAAAGCCGATGATGAAGTAGCAGAAGCTAATTTTGTTATCAATAAAATTCGTTCTTTGGAAAAAGAAAATCCCGATATAAATTGGGGAAATTTTTCTATTCTTTACCGTACTAACGCTCAATCTCGTCCCTTTGAGGATATGTTAGTGAGAAATGGAATTCCCTACACTGTAGTTGGGGGATTAAAGTTCTATGACCGTAAAGAAATTAAAGATGTCTTGGGTTATTTAAGGGCTATTGCCAACCCTGCCGATACTGTAAGTTTATTACGGGTAATTAATACGCCCAGACGCGGTATTGGTAAAGCCACCATTGAAAACCTAACAAACGCCGCTCAAGAATTAGGTGTTAGCTTGTGGGAAATATTGAGCGATGAAACATCGGTTAATACTTTGGGCGGACGTTCGGCTAAATCGGTAAACAACTTCGCTAAAATGATTGGTCGCTTGCAGCAAGAAGTTGAAAACCTGCCTGCTTCGGAAATTTTGCAAACCGTTTTAGATGAATCCGGCTACGTTCAAGATTTGCATAAACAAGGAAACGACGAAGCAGAAGATAGAATCCGCAACGTCGGAGAACTTTATAATGCAGTTCGTCAATATGAAGAAGAAGCCGAACAAGATGCTTCCCTTGCTGGATTCCTGGCTAGTACCGCTTTAAGTTCCGACTTGGATAACGTCAAAGAAGGGCAAAGTGCAGTATCCTTAATGACCTTACATTCTTCCAAAGGATTGGAATTTCCCGTAGTCTTTCTAGTAGGGTTAGAACAAGGATTATTTCCCAACTATCGTTCCATGAACGACCCAGCCTCATTAGAAGAAGAACGTCGTTTATGTTACGTCGGTATTACCCGCGCTCAAGAGAGGTTATTCTTATCCCACGCCCGAGAACGCAGGCTGTATGGAACACGCGAACCAGCAGTGCGATCGCAATTTCTCGACGAGTTACCAAGAGAGTTATTAGCTACCCAATATCCTCGTAGCGTTACTTATACAAATACCGGCGGTCGTACTTCAGCTAGCTACAATAATGGCTTTGAAAGTACGAGTAGTAGCAAACCAACCGCAAACGTAAATTGGCAGGTTGGCGACAAAGTAATGCATAAATCATTCGGAGCCGGTGAAATAACTCATATTTTTGGTGGAGGAAATAAAGTTTCCGTAGCCATTAAATTTCCCGGCTTAGGTCAAAAAATTATCGACCCTAGAGTAGCTCAATTGCAAAAGATGGAATAA
- a CDS encoding N-formylglutamate amidohydrolase: MQLFNIYQPTTVKSLPIVANIPHSGLFVPEDIATQFTAEHLNSLPNSDWHLDKLYDFLPNLGITVLQATHNRYVVDLNRQAKEPLFGSFWSAVIPENTAFNKSIYQNQPTDKEIKARIEKYYLPYHHQLKSLLEEKMERFGKVYLLDLHSFCGLIDDDICLGNLNNQTCSEFLISTVDKSFTNQGLQVVRNKTFSGGYITRHYGEMPNIESLQIEVRYHVYLQENQIDKPEPPSYQVVEFEAAKNKFNHIFNTIVSKLFY, translated from the coding sequence ATGCAATTATTCAATATTTATCAACCAACAACAGTTAAATCACTACCTATAGTGGCAAATATTCCTCATAGTGGCTTATTTGTACCTGAAGATATTGCTACTCAATTTACAGCCGAACACTTAAATTCTCTGCCAAATAGCGATTGGCATCTCGATAAACTTTATGATTTTCTTCCTAATTTAGGAATTACCGTTTTACAGGCTACTCATAATCGATATGTTGTTGATTTGAATCGTCAAGCAAAAGAACCATTATTTGGCTCTTTTTGGTCTGCGGTAATTCCAGAAAATACAGCCTTTAATAAATCTATTTATCAAAATCAACCTACTGACAAAGAAATAAAAGCACGAATTGAAAAATACTATCTTCCCTATCACCATCAATTAAAGTCGCTTCTTGAAGAAAAAATGGAACGATTTGGCAAAGTTTATCTTTTAGATTTACATAGCTTCTGCGGATTAATAGATGACGATATTTGTTTGGGCAACCTAAATAATCAAACTTGTTCGGAATTTTTAATTTCTACTGTAGACAAAAGTTTTACCAATCAAGGATTACAAGTAGTTAGAAACAAAACTTTTAGTGGAGGATATATTACCAGACATTATGGTGAGATGCCTAATATAGAAAGTCTTCAGATTGAAGTTCGCTACCACGTTTACTTACAGGAAAATCAGATTGATAAACCGGAACCTCCGAGTTATCAAGTTGTAGAGTTTGAAGCAGCTAAGAATAAATTTAATCATATTTTTAATACAATTGTTAGCAAGCTTTTTTATTGA
- a CDS encoding ATP-binding protein, with the protein MRTQKTVGDSSIDVSSGQPSNDELPTLEFPSSGKLKASSRRIHQKIGCGYFAAIGIGFFGSLVGLVIANYYRAREIRQFNHAQYQTQMLANYKDALVEVQLHSYSLAAVVQQPLLFSRKKAEFDESIGKVEKVETDIAEFISSKPGKLAATEATLQTLLRDYEISLESYTQQLDSILQQVDKQSQSQQLSQVQQQLLELTRSQAAIRLEQLGRKLNNILQSAQAQEYRRAKDLEFSKGIERTIVIASMLLSVAIAVVVAWRTSRAIAEPVVVVTQVAEQVARKSNFDLRAPVTTEDEIGLLAKSLNHLIERVSKRTKQLEQAKELAEAASKAKSQFLANVSHELRTPLNAIIGLSQLLQEDATDLGVEEDFAADLEIINTSGKHLLELINDILDLSKIEAGKMTLYPETFEVVSLINNLVLTIKSAIQKNGSSLEIDCDGELGTMYQDQTRVQQVLLNLLSNASKFTRNGLITLKVRRQKDIIPSISGETIVFTVKDTGIGMTEYQIEQLFKPFTQGDASTTKKYGGTGLGLAITRHFCQMMGGDIKVQSKFEVGSTFTVWLPAISNQ; encoded by the coding sequence ATGCGAACTCAAAAAACCGTAGGTGATAGTAGTATAGATGTATCAAGCGGACAGCCCTCAAACGATGAATTGCCTACTTTAGAATTCCCTTCCAGCGGGAAACTTAAAGCTAGCTCTAGGCGTATCCATCAGAAAATTGGCTGTGGATATTTTGCAGCGATTGGAATTGGTTTTTTTGGTTCGCTTGTGGGGTTAGTGATTGCCAACTACTACCGTGCAAGAGAAATCAGACAGTTTAATCATGCCCAATATCAAACACAAATGCTGGCAAATTACAAGGATGCTTTGGTAGAAGTGCAGTTGCACAGCTATAGTTTGGCTGCTGTAGTCCAACAACCGCTTCTTTTTTCTCGCAAAAAGGCTGAATTTGATGAGAGCATTGGTAAAGTTGAGAAAGTCGAAACCGATATTGCAGAATTTATTAGCAGTAAACCTGGAAAATTAGCAGCTACAGAAGCAACTCTTCAGACATTATTACGAGATTACGAAATAAGTTTAGAATCTTACACGCAACAACTAGATTCGATATTGCAGCAAGTAGACAAGCAATCTCAATCTCAACAACTTTCACAGGTTCAGCAACAATTGCTCGAACTGACTCGCTCTCAAGCAGCAATTCGTTTAGAACAGCTAGGTAGAAAATTAAATAATATTCTTCAAAGTGCCCAAGCACAAGAATATCGTAGAGCAAAAGACCTAGAATTTTCCAAAGGAATTGAAAGAACAATTGTAATCGCGAGTATGCTGCTTTCAGTAGCGATCGCAGTTGTGGTAGCTTGGCGAACTTCCCGCGCTATTGCCGAACCCGTGGTGGTTGTTACTCAAGTAGCCGAACAAGTCGCTCGCAAATCAAATTTCGATTTACGCGCTCCCGTTACCACTGAAGATGAAATTGGTTTACTTGCAAAATCACTGAATCATTTAATCGAAAGAGTTTCAAAAAGAACCAAGCAATTAGAACAAGCCAAAGAATTAGCAGAAGCCGCGAGCAAAGCAAAAAGTCAATTTTTAGCAAACGTCAGCCATGAATTACGCACGCCATTAAATGCCATAATCGGCTTAAGCCAGCTTTTACAAGAAGACGCTACGGATTTAGGGGTAGAGGAAGATTTTGCCGCGGATTTAGAAATAATTAATACATCCGGCAAACATTTATTGGAGCTAATCAACGACATTCTTGACTTATCTAAAATTGAAGCCGGGAAAATGACCCTTTACCCGGAAACATTTGAAGTAGTATCGCTGATAAACAATCTCGTTCTCACAATTAAATCAGCTATACAGAAAAATGGTAGTTCCTTAGAAATTGATTGCGATGGAGAATTAGGCACCATGTACCAAGATCAAACAAGAGTACAACAGGTGCTGCTGAATTTGTTAAGCAATGCCTCAAAATTTACTAGAAATGGTCTAATAACTCTGAAAGTTAGACGGCAAAAAGATATTATCCCCAGTATCTCGGGTGAAACAATTGTTTTTACTGTCAAAGATACCGGTATTGGAATGACTGAATATCAAATCGAGCAATTGTTTAAACCATTTACTCAAGGTGATGCTTCAACCACTAAAAAGTATGGCGGAACTGGATTAGGATTAGCAATTACCCGTCATTTTTGTCAAATGATGGGTGGTGATATTAAAGTGCAAAGCAAGTTTGAAGTAGGTTCTACTTTCACCGTTTGGTTACCTGCAATCAGTAATCAGTAA
- a CDS encoding NAD(P)-dependent alcohol dehydrogenase, whose amino-acid sequence MINALAAEKSGGELKPFEYEPGALGEEEVEINVEFCGVCRSDLMLLDNERGGTQYPLVPGHEVIGTVSAVGSGVENLKVSQRVGLGWYSGSCMNCEWCQGGHHNFCRQAEQTIVGRHGGFADKVRAHKSWVFPLPDKVESVSAGPLFCGGITVFNPIIQFDIQPKHRVGVIGIGGLGHLAIQFLHAWGCEVTAFSSNPTKEADARELGADHFVNSRNQEAIEAVEDSFDLIVSTVNADLDWNVYIKALRPLGRLHFVGGVPNPICFPVLLLLDGQKSVSGSPVGSPNTIFQMLDFVEEHQIKPVIEVFSFEQVNEALDKLRNGKVRYRLILKR is encoded by the coding sequence ATGATTAATGCATTAGCTGCTGAAAAATCTGGTGGAGAACTTAAGCCTTTTGAGTACGAACCAGGAGCTTTAGGAGAGGAAGAAGTTGAAATTAATGTCGAGTTCTGCGGGGTTTGTCGCAGCGATTTAATGTTGCTCGATAATGAACGGGGGGGAACCCAATATCCTTTGGTTCCGGGACATGAAGTTATTGGTACTGTATCTGCTGTTGGAAGTGGTGTTGAGAATTTAAAGGTTTCTCAGCGTGTCGGTTTGGGCTGGTATTCGGGTTCATGTATGAATTGCGAATGGTGTCAAGGAGGTCATCATAATTTCTGTCGTCAAGCGGAACAAACTATCGTTGGTCGTCATGGTGGTTTTGCTGATAAGGTTCGCGCTCATAAAAGTTGGGTATTTCCTCTTCCTGACAAAGTTGAGTCTGTATCTGCTGGACCGCTATTTTGCGGGGGAATTACTGTTTTTAATCCGATAATTCAGTTTGATATTCAGCCGAAACATCGCGTGGGAGTCATTGGAATTGGTGGTCTGGGACATTTAGCAATTCAGTTTCTTCATGCTTGGGGATGTGAAGTTACAGCTTTTTCTAGTAATCCAACCAAGGAAGCTGATGCTAGAGAATTAGGAGCCGACCATTTTGTTAATTCTCGCAATCAAGAAGCAATTGAAGCAGTAGAAGATTCCTTTGATTTGATTGTTTCAACTGTTAATGCTGACCTCGATTGGAATGTTTATATTAAAGCTTTACGTCCTTTAGGAAGACTGCATTTTGTGGGAGGAGTACCGAATCCAATTTGTTTTCCGGTTTTGCTGTTGTTAGATGGACAAAAATCCGTTTCTGGTAGTCCGGTGGGTAGTCCAAATACTATTTTTCAAATGCTTGATTTTGTTGAGGAACATCAAATTAAACCTGTTATAGAAGTATTTAGTTTTGAACAGGTGAATGAAGCACTTGATAAATTACGTAATGGGAAGGTTCGTTATCGGTTGATTTTGAAGCGGTGA
- a CDS encoding glutamate-5-semialdehyde dehydrogenase codes for MNISQDIAQTAKNCASIIANTPTEQKNAVLLKMAQLLDTHRGDIVAANQTDLTAAKKNNLPSNLVARLQWSDAKINSSIAALHKIANLPDPVGQLFEPISSSNGLKACRMRVPLGVIMMIYEARPHVTVNAGSFCLKSGNAVILRGGSEAKTCNQKLGELWQTALADVGLSIQAIQVISGSHEQINELLQLNSFIDLVIPRGGPKLIETVSKKSQIPVLKHYNGICHVYIDEAADLHQGLEIALDSKCLMPSVCNAMETLLIHSSFESHLNTIIKAFQDNGVEVKGCERIRNAVSGIEAATEQDWTTEYLDMKVSMRMVDSVDEAISHINQFGSHHTDAIVTDSQTRAEQFVNLVDSAVVLVNASTMFCDGDTLGMGAEIGIATGKFHARGPMGLQELTSYKFVVRGSGQTMGGDFLPSAATTAPDKV; via the coding sequence ATGAATATAAGTCAAGACATCGCTCAAACTGCAAAAAATTGTGCATCAATTATCGCCAATACTCCAACAGAACAAAAAAATGCAGTTCTGTTGAAAATGGCTCAGCTTTTAGATACTCATCGTGGGGATATCGTAGCAGCTAACCAGACTGACCTAACCGCAGCTAAAAAAAACAATTTGCCAAGCAACTTAGTGGCTCGCTTGCAATGGTCTGATGCCAAAATTAATTCTAGTATTGCAGCACTTCACAAAATTGCGAATTTACCCGATCCAGTAGGACAGTTATTCGAGCCGATAAGTAGTTCTAACGGACTTAAAGCTTGTCGAATGCGAGTTCCATTAGGGGTGATTATGATGATTTACGAGGCTCGTCCTCATGTCACCGTTAATGCTGGTTCGTTTTGTTTGAAGTCGGGAAATGCAGTAATTTTACGGGGAGGTTCGGAAGCGAAAACCTGCAATCAGAAATTAGGAGAATTGTGGCAAACTGCTTTAGCCGATGTGGGTTTATCTATCCAAGCGATCCAGGTAATAAGTGGTTCTCACGAACAAATTAATGAATTATTACAACTTAATAGCTTTATTGACTTGGTTATTCCGCGAGGTGGACCAAAACTGATTGAAACAGTCAGTAAAAAATCTCAAATTCCGGTTTTAAAACATTACAACGGAATTTGTCATGTCTATATTGACGAAGCAGCCGATTTGCATCAAGGATTAGAAATTGCTTTAGATTCAAAGTGTTTGATGCCATCTGTTTGTAATGCGATGGAAACTCTATTAATTCATAGTTCTTTTGAATCGCACCTAAATACAATTATCAAAGCATTTCAAGATAATGGTGTAGAAGTCAAAGGTTGCGAACGGATTCGTAATGCAGTTTCCGGAATTGAAGCAGCAACAGAACAAGATTGGACAACCGAATACCTTGATATGAAAGTGTCGATGCGGATGGTAGACAGTGTAGATGAAGCAATTTCCCATATTAATCAATTTGGTTCGCATCATACTGACGCAATCGTCACTGACAGTCAAACCAGAGCCGAACAGTTTGTCAATCTAGTTGATTCTGCGGTGGTACTAGTAAATGCTTCTACAATGTTTTGTGATGGCGATACTTTGGGTATGGGGGCTGAAATTGGTATTGCTACTGGTAAATTCCACGCTCGCGGACCGATGGGATTACAGGAATTGACCAGTTATAAATTTGTCGTCCGGGGTTCGGGACAAACTATGGGTGGCGATTTTCTTCCTTCAGCTGCTACAACTGCACCTGACAAGGTTTAA
- a CDS encoding glutamate-cysteine ligase family protein, with the protein MESVAASKIYEYLQQGLDKPKSVSGQRIGTELKFPLVEQQNGCAVKLETVNALWSYLIDRGWEASVDPVTNKIVGATKPGEYNDTLASCETGFCKIEFSLAHVGDLHALTRQIDSLIAELIPFANEHQVSFLGCGIHPVSPPSPELVIAKQRTLAWDTLFPEGEIVNDKPRPGLHLFTVNSGSHVHLSVSSAEEAVGVTNVFNGFAGAQIALMGNSSVWRGKVDSVYQCVAEKFWDWWMLDEARVGLPSKCFTDIEDYGNAIARLRPLYVERNENPILISHYPTFADYYDCSPATGKYLSGEEVVVYPEAKDIKLHNSFYWFTARISRYFTVENRLCDQQVPGDLACPAALSLGLLKALPEAQEELNQFQWSTLKLMREAAMRKGLDAKVEGIALADMAGRMLELATLGLERRGLGEEVYLEPLQQRLTSKQNPAMEASEIFSQGGIKALIEARDILVGSSK; encoded by the coding sequence ATGGAATCTGTAGCTGCATCGAAAATATACGAATATCTCCAGCAAGGACTTGATAAACCCAAATCAGTTTCGGGACAGCGGATTGGGACTGAATTAAAATTTCCCTTGGTAGAACAGCAAAATGGATGCGCGGTTAAATTAGAAACTGTTAATGCTCTGTGGTCGTATCTGATCGATCGCGGCTGGGAAGCATCTGTAGATCCGGTAACTAACAAGATAGTGGGAGCAACTAAACCTGGAGAGTATAACGATACCTTAGCTTCTTGTGAAACTGGATTTTGCAAAATAGAATTTTCTCTAGCTCATGTGGGAGATTTACATGCTTTGACTCGTCAAATTGATTCGTTGATAGCAGAATTAATTCCTTTCGCAAACGAGCATCAGGTAAGCTTTCTTGGTTGCGGTATTCACCCAGTGTCTCCACCAAGTCCGGAATTGGTAATTGCTAAACAAAGAACATTAGCTTGGGATACTCTATTTCCAGAAGGAGAGATAGTTAACGATAAACCTCGTCCGGGACTTCACTTATTTACAGTTAATTCTGGCTCTCACGTACACTTGAGCGTATCCTCTGCTGAAGAAGCTGTTGGAGTAACCAATGTTTTCAATGGTTTTGCTGGAGCGCAAATTGCTTTGATGGGGAATTCTAGTGTATGGAGAGGAAAAGTCGATTCTGTCTATCAATGTGTCGCAGAAAAGTTTTGGGATTGGTGGATGCTAGATGAAGCACGAGTCGGACTTCCGAGTAAGTGTTTTACAGACATAGAAGACTATGGAAATGCGATTGCTAGATTGCGACCTCTTTATGTAGAAAGGAATGAAAATCCGATTCTTATAAGTCACTATCCAACTTTTGCTGACTACTACGATTGTTCTCCAGCAACAGGAAAATATTTATCGGGAGAAGAAGTAGTTGTCTATCCTGAAGCAAAAGATATTAAGTTGCACAATTCATTTTATTGGTTCACCGCTCGCATCTCTCGCTACTTTACCGTCGAAAATCGATTGTGCGACCAACAAGTTCCCGGTGATTTAGCCTGTCCTGCTGCTCTGAGTTTAGGACTGCTCAAAGCTTTACCAGAAGCCCAAGAAGAATTAAATCAATTCCAATGGTCAACTCTCAAGCTAATGCGAGAAGCAGCAATGAGAAAAGGTCTAGATGCAAAAGTCGAAGGAATTGCATTAGCTGATATGGCTGGACGAATGTTGGAATTAGCAACGTTGGGGTTAGAGCGTCGCGGACTTGGTGAAGAGGTCTATTTAGAACCTTTACAACAGCGATTAACTAGTAAGCAAAATCCAGCGATGGAAGCGAGTGAAATATTTAGTCAAGGTGGAATCAAAGCTTTAATTGAAGCTAGGGATATTCTTGTTGGGAGTAGTAAGTAG